The Manis javanica isolate MJ-LG chromosome 14, MJ_LKY, whole genome shotgun sequence genomic interval gataaaaggatctccaggaatgaaacaatattaagagaacagtgtgaccaatccaaaaggaacaatatccacattataggggtaccagaagaagaagagagaggaaaaggggcagAAAGTATCTtgtaagaaataattgctgaaaacttccccaaactgggggaggaaaaaattgaacagaccacagaaatacacagaactcccaacagaaaggatccaaggaggaccacaccaatacacataataattaaaatggcaaagatcaaggaaaaggaaagagttttaaaggcagctagagagaaaaaagtcacctataaaggaaaacccatcaggcaaacatcagacttcttgacagaaatcctacaggccagaagagaatggcatgatatatttaatgcaatgaaacagaagggccttgaaccaaggatactatatccagcatgactatatttcaatatgatggtgggattaaacaattcccagacaagcaaaagctgagggaatttgcttcccaaaaacaacctctacagggcatcctacagggactgctctagatgggagcactcctaaaaagagcacagaacaaaacacccgacatatgaagaatggaggaggaggaataagaagggagaggagaaaagaatctccagacagtgtatataacagctcaataagcaagctaagttaggcagtaagatactaaagaggcttaccttgaacctttggtaaccacgaatttaaagcctgcaatggcaataagtacatatctttcaattgtcaccctaaatgtaagtggacttaatgcaccaatcaaaatacacagagtaacagaatggataaaaaagtaagacccatctatatgctgcttacaggaaactcacctcaaacccaaagacatgtacagactaaaagtcaagggatggaaagacatatttcaggcaaacaacagcgagaagaaagcggGGTTGCAGTGCTAAtctcagatgaaatagacttcaaaacaaagaaagtaacgagataaagaaggacactacataatgataaaggactcagtccaacaagaggatataaccgttctaaatatatatgcaaccaacgcacaggagcaccagcatatgtgaaacaaatcctaacagaactacaggaggaaatagactgcaatgcattcattttagaagacttcaacacaacactcaccccaaaagatagatccaccaggcagaaaataagtaaggacacggaaacactgaacaacacagtagagcggatggacctaatagacatctatagaactctacatccaaaagcaacaggatatacattcttctcaagtgcacatggaacattctccagaatagatgacatactagcacacaaaaagagcctcagcaaaatccaaaatattgaaatgctaccaaccaatttttcagaccacaaaggtataaaagtagaaataaattctacaaagaaaacaaaaacgctcacaaacacatggaggcttaacaacatgctcctaaataatcaatggatcaacaaacaaattaaaatagagatcaaggaatatatagaaacaaatgaaaagaacaacacaaagtcccaacttctgtgggatgcagcgaaagcagtcttaggagtaaagtatacagcaatccaggcacacatgaagaaggaagaacaatcccaaatgaatagtctaacatcacaattatcgaaattggaaaaagaagaacaaatgaggcctaaagtcagcagaaggagggacataataaagatcagagaataaataaacaaaattgtgaagactaaaacaatagcaaaaatcaatgaaaccaagagctggttctttgagaaaataaacaaaatagataagcctctagccaaacttattaagagaaaaagagaatcaacaccaaccaacagaatcagaaacaagaatggaaaaataacgacagactccacagaaatacaaagaattagtaaagactactatgaaaacctatatgccaacaagatgggaaacctagaagaaatggacaactgtctagataaatacaaccttccaagactgaccaaagaagaaacacaaaagttaaacaaaccaattatgagcaaataaactgaaatggtaatcaaaaaactacccaagaacaaagcacccgggccggacggatttacatcataatacccattatccttaaagtattccaaaaaatagaagaggagggaatactcccaaactcattctatgaagccaacatcaccctaataccaaaaccaggcaaagaccccaccaaaaaagaaaattacagaccaatatccctgatgaatgtagatgcaaaaatacttaataaaatattagcaaaacgaattcaaaagtatatcaaaaggatcatacaccatgaccaagtgggattcatcccaggaatgcaaggatggtacaacattcgaaatccatcaacatcatccaccacatcaacaaaaagaaagatgaaaaccacatgatcatctctatggatactgaaaaatcatttgacaaaattcaacatccattaatgataaaaactcacagcaaaatggCAATAGAGAGCAAGTTCCTccacaaaataaaggccatatatcataaacccacagccaacattatactgaacagcgagaggctgaaagcttttcctctgagatggggaactagtcagggatgcccaccctccccactgctatttaacatagtactggagctcctagaaagggcaatcagacaaaacatagaaatgcaaggaatccaggtattctggtaaagaagaagtaaatcggtcactatttgcagatgacataatattgtacataaaaaaccctaaagactctaccccaaaactaatacaactgataccagaatacagcaaagttgcaggatacaaaattaacacacagaaatctgtagctttcctgtacactaacaatgaactaatagaaagagaaatcaggaaaacaattctattcacaattgcatcaaaaagaataaaatacctaggaataaacctaacgaaagaagtgaaagacttatactctgaaaactacaagtcactcttaagagaaattaaaggggacactaataaatggaaactcatcccatgctcatggctaggaagaattaatatcgtcaaaatggtcatcctgccaaaagcaatatacagatttgatgcaatccctatcaaattaccagcaacattcttcaatgaactggaacaaataattcaaaaattcatatggaaacaccagagaccctgaatagccaaagcaatcctgagaaagaagaatcaagtagggggatcttgctccccgaTTTCAAGCTCTaatataaagccatagtaatcaagataatttggtattggcacaagaacagagccacagaccagtggaacagactccagactccagacattaacccaaacatatatggtcaattaatatttgataaaggagccatggacatacaatgtggaaatgacagtctcgtcaacagatggtgctggcaaaactggactgctacatgtaggagaatgaaactggaccattgtctaaccccatatacaaaagtaaattcaaaatggatcaaagacctgaatgtaagtcatgaaaccattaaactcgtggaaaaaagataggtaaaaacctcttagacataaacatgagtgacctcttcttgaacatatctcccaggcaaggaaaacaacagcaaaaatgaacaagtgggactatattaagctgaaaagcttctgtacagcaaaagatactatcactagaacaaaaaggaaccctacaatatgggagaatatatttgaaaatgacagatccgaataaggcttgatgtccagaatatataaagatctcacacacctcaacaaacaaagatcaaataatccaattaaaaaatgggcagaggaactgaacagacagttctccaaaaaagaaatacagatggccaacagacacatgaaaagatgctccacatcactaattatcagagaaatgcaaattaaaactacaatgaggtatcacctcacaccagtaaggatggctgccatccaaaagacaaacaacaacaaatgctggcgaggctgtggagaaaggggaaccctcctacactgctggtgggaacgtaaattagctcaacatttgtggaaagcagtatggaggtttatcaaaatgctcaaaacaatcataccatttgacccaggaattccactcctaggtatttaccctaagaacgcagcaatcaagtttgagaaagacagatgcacccatatgtttatcacagcactatttacaatagccaagaagtggaagcaacctaaatgtccatcggtagatgaatggataaagaatttgtggttcatatacacaatggaatactactcagccataagaagagggcaaatcctaccatttgcagcaacatggatggacctggtgggtattatgctcagtgaaataagccaagcagagaaagagaaataccaaatgatttcactcatctgtggagtataagaacaaaggaaaaactgaaggaacaaaacagcagcggaatcacagaacccacaaatggactaacaggtaccaaagggaaagggactggggaggatgggtgggtagtgaaggataagggggggaagaagaagaggggtattaagctTAGCAtgaatgggggggtgggagaaagaggagggctgtacaagagagaagacaagtagtgattctacaacattgtgCTATGCTGTTGGACAataactgtaaaggggtttataaggGTGACCTGGTATACgggtgagcctagtaaatataatattcttcatgtaagtgtagattaatgataacaaaaaaaaagaaagaaagagaagtgggattactccctgataggatgaaactaactgtaaatcaacgattaatgcatgctttaaatatccttaattttgatcacttaaagggtgtcagatgatcggatatggatgtacacttttctgataatattcctttctcttaagaaaaaaagaaagcagttcctgtgtggtgacctccaatgagttctacacaattttataaagggtatatcaaagtgtgtgcaaagggtctgtttgtgtttatacagaggaacaaagagtaatttggctacccagaaaatgaactaagatacgatatgaagaagaacttccaacatcagcactctctggaagagtcataccagaagatgatcatcagaaaacctcaTCAAAGTttcaggcgatgctgcagttgtagctgcatttatcccaccggttcctggacttgccattggaatgaagaaggagatatctaagctggcctgtgcatacatgaaaaaaacaaatctgactggatctatactgttggaactcaaccaagaattaggagaagtgtaagttttagcactccaaaatctttcaactacagactatctactgttaaaagaacatacgggatgtgaacagttcccaggaatggtttgttttaatttgtctgatttctctcagactgttcaagtacagttggacaatatccattatatcatagacaaattttcacaaatgcctagggtgcctaactggtttttttggcgtcactggagatggctggtaatcatagatctgcattggttatgtaactgtattactattatgttgatgtgtgtgcccaatttaattagtagtttaaaacctatacatgcttaagttactctataagaagaaatgtcaaagatataatcaatctccccatgttttcttccatctgctacctctatagcttttcttcttccttcctaattacaacacttaaatagaatttgtgcctcatatcgaattcaccgagtatcataactcctccaagtggtaaagataccttaagacaaattctggacatagaagccacagggcataaacctgcaaagaagtaaaaagctaaccttatcaaacaatatggcttctctctcacttaccaactttacatttccctggatggctctggttagccagagacgggtaagattcctcaagggaggaacaacctaagacaggcacagttgcagggggaccatcaggtgagaaattgggtatcaacagaagttaggcttagaacctcaccccccctgttttgagagaaatgtattattgcccttgtctagcttggattaacacatagtctacaggcacacacctgatcatctacatttgctctcttacaacactaaactatgttttctacctttatcttgcatctacctcccactttagcattttattaaaataataataataataataatagtaataataataataaagggataaatgtggattcacatataaatcaagtataaaaatcaaaggaatattcatatttgacctgattgtttatagttcataatgggtgatcaaaaccgaaagtttttgtgatgactgcccttgtactgttcaccatgtaagaacttattcactatgtaagaattttttcaccatttaagaacttgttcattatgcttcagaagattggagactgttgagaattaggctgggggtggtttaatgattgtgcattgagcattgtctcccttatacagaattttatttttgttaccaaccatttgatcaataaatatgagagatgccctctcaaaaaaaaaaaaaaacatttccaacAAACCTTTCTATTATTGACCAAGGCCATGAGGTTAGTGAGAGATACCCACTATTTCTGATAAAATGGAGTTATTCCAGAGCTTTTGTGtaacaaatatataataataatatcacaAAGTATATTAACTTTTAATCAGTGGTAGAATATTGAATAAACATTTGAGTGTCCAGTACATAAAATAACAATTGGTTGATTTTAATATTGTATTACATTTTATGTGGTATTATAGTTAGTGTATCCCatatattctgttttatattaGGAGGATGACACTTTTATAACACATGTAATTttagagatacacaaaaaaagaataataaataaaaaatcaaatttgtgatagtaaaataatattcttacttcatttctttaatgAGTTCTGCATGATTTTCCCCACActacttaaaattaaatagcaCACAGTTGACCCACCACTATAATGAAAAGCTGTGTATGTTGTACAAGATGTTTATTAGGCCATTAATGAATTTTGGAGAGTGTAATCTACCCCAATGCACAACATCTCTATGCGTTTATACTCTAATTCCTCTGCTACAGGTACCTATGAACAGTCCTTCATTTGGTAAGGTTTTGAAAGTTACTAACAGATCTGTGACACTTGAGAAGAAGAAATAATAGGATGTTTTAGAAGAGCAAAATATCTCTCACTAGTGATGTTGGCACTTCACTTAGTGATAATGAAAAGACAGAGTGCACATAAGAAGACAGGCTCTCAAATGCTAGAAAGTAAAGCTATAATAAGAAATAGACTGTGTGTACAGTAAATTTGATCACCAGATTAAGGACTAAAATTTGAGAGCAATTGGGATTTACAGCCTAGAGAAAACTATGGAGAAAATTATACATGATTCTATACTCAAAACAGTGCAGTAAATAAACAGTAGGACAGAGGgaaaaaattcttatttcttgaggtaacaagaagagagaatggaataaaaataatgtgtCATCTCCACTCATAAAATATAGCTCTCTAACCATCCTGAGTGGAAATGCAGTATTCAATGTAAAGCAGACTCTAATTTCAtggatttttgtttgaaaaatttGTAAAACTGATAACAAAAATGCAAGGTAACTGAGAAGATAcacttttgtttattaaaatatttcctgtttCAAATATAACGAATTGAATTTGATATCTAAATTAGAGATACAGAAGATGAAGTGGTTCCTAGGAATAACAGGTGAAGTTTAAAATGGACAAGGTcacaagaaaagggagagaagcagagaaacagaGTAAGTTTAagctaaaactgaaaaacaggGAGAGAAATGATCATGTCAGAGAACCGTAGCAGCATAAGAGGTCaaatcaagagaaagaaataaagagacaaTCTATAGATTAGATATAGATTAAGAAATAGCTATAGAAACATAGAGTGTATAGAATTAGGTTGGCATAAACATGGAAATTGTTAGTGTCGAGGTAAACATATATCTTAGGATAGGCTCACATTAAACTTCTTACATTAGTGTCATTATTAACTGTTCTCTGTACCTCTCTAATGTCTACTTTGGATTACAAATGTTAAGTTCTGTTTGGATAGAGACATAAGtacatacatagatacatatgACTAatgctatatatgtatgtatctataagCTTATATGAATACATAAGTATGTATTTTAGACATTGAATAAAAATTATTGCAAGAATTCTTCTTATAAATCTATTCTAAAGAGAGCATTGTCATTCTGCTTTACTATTACAATTACAGTAAACATGCTCAGTGATGTAAGACCCTGCTGAGTGCCCCTTTAACTTCCGTGTTCCTCAAGCTGTAGATCATGGGGTTTAACATTGGAGTAATAACCCCATAGAGCATGGGGATGAGTCTATCTCTGGCTGGGGAGTGTTGAATGGAGGATGGACGGACATAAGTAAATGTAGCTGTGCCATAGAACAAACAGaccaccaggaggtgggaggcacatgtggagaaggctttgcGCTTCCCTTCCACTGACTGGATCTTTAGGATGGTGGATATGATGTATATATAAGAGATAAAAGTGGTCAGGAATGCACCAATCCCCAAGACACCGCCTACCACAATAACAAGCATTTCTGCCATGTAGGTGGATGAGCAGGAGAGGGCCACCACTGGGGGGATGTCACAGTAGTACTGGTTAACCTGATTGGACTTGCAGAAAGACAGGCGGAAGGTGGACACTGTGTGGAGGAGGGAATTGAGAAACCCTGCTGCCCAGGTCCCACCTATAAGCTGTGCACAGCGAGCCTTGGTCATGATGAGGGTGTAACGGAGGGGGAAGCAGATGGCCACGTACCGGTCATAAGCCATGACAGCGAGAAGGAAGACCTCAGTCCCCGCCAGGGCCACCAGGAAATAAAGCTGCAAAGCACAGCCCAGGAAGGAAATGCTTTGATTTCCAATCAAAAGGTTGTCCAGCATCTTGGGGACAGTAGCTGAAGGGCAGAATATGTCTAGGAGGGACAGATTGGCCAGGAAGTAATACATGGGTGTGTGTAGCTTTTTCTCAGTCCCGATGGCCAAGAGAATGGCCGCATTTCCCACCAAGGTGACCTGGTAGATGATGGCAAAGACCACAAAGAGAGGATAGCGCACCTCGGGGAGGTCAGAGAGCCCcatgaggataaagtgagtcacgGTGGTGAGGTTGTAGATGTCCATCTCCTCTGTCCACAGTGGTCTCTCTGGAGCGAAGGAAGCCATGAAACAGGTTAGAGAAAAAGCCAAGGGGTCTATTGATTAGAACTTTGTGAAGTAGTTGGTAGGTGATAGGTGACAtactcttttatttctattttaattcgatattttggtttttagatcTACTGCTAAATCATCTTCTATACTCACTGTATTTCTGGAAATATGCATCCCCTGGTCTGTATCAAGAGGAAACCCACTGACACCCTAAGGAGATGTTTAAATATTCACCTCCTCAGTAACACTACTGGGGACCGCCCACCAGTGTTAGGGATCTCATGATTCAGTGGTAGCTGCTGGTGTATTTCACACAACTTCTGGGCCACTTGCCTTGtattatttcagtgttttattcAGCAACTCAATTATAAGTACCTTGAATGTAGAAGCTGTGTATTGcttagtaaattatttttaaaacagttagCAACTAGCAGACATAGAGTAAAAGAATACCTAAATAATTGTTAGGTGAAAACTCTTGTCAGAATGGTCTGGTACCTCCTATGACATAGCGTTTCTATtaataaagataaatacatattataaatttTCAACTTCAAAATCATAATATTTAAGTATggacattattatttatttctccccAAGATTACTCtataataaaattcaatttgtctgtcacattaaaaataaagcctGGTTGAATATTTCTAAATGTCATCCAAACAGGAAGCAAATATATCCACATAATATTCAACTATCTTTCTCCTTGAAAATTGCATATTTG includes:
- the LOC108403965 gene encoding olfactory receptor 5V1-like, encoding MDIYNLTTVTHFILMGLSDLPEVRYPLFVVFAIIYQVTLVGNAAILLAIGTEKKLHTPMYYFLANLSLLDIFCPSATVPKMLDNLLIGNQSISFLGCALQLYFLVALAGTEVFLLAVMAYDRYVAICFPLRYTLIMTKARCAQLIGGTWAAGFLNSLLHTVSTFRLSFCKSNQVNQYYCDIPPVVALSCSSTYMAEMLVIVVGGVLGIGAFLTTFISYIYIISTILKIQSVEGKRKAFSTCASHLLVVCLFYGTATFTYVRPSSIQHSPARDRLIPMLYGVITPMLNPMIYSLRNTEVKGALSRVLHH